In one window of Streptomyces roseofulvus DNA:
- a CDS encoding DMT family transporter — MTAAFALATALLWGFADFGGGLLTRRIPALTVVVVSQCLAVVVLGTVVVATTAWTEAGPELWFAVAAGVVGPAAMLAFYKALALGPMGVVSPLGSLGVVVPVTVGLLLGDRPGLFQVGGIAAAVVGIVLAGGPELRGAPVQRQAVLLTLFAAFGFGAVMALIAEASTTLTGLFLALFVQRVTNVAVGGGALYLSVRRGGRALPAEGFGAIRGALPALAFVGLADVAANGTYALAAQRGPVLVAAVLASLYPVVTALAAFGVLRERLRAVQAAGAGLALVGTVLIAGG, encoded by the coding sequence ATGACCGCCGCGTTCGCCCTGGCCACCGCCCTCCTGTGGGGCTTCGCCGACTTCGGGGGCGGACTGCTCACCAGGCGCATCCCGGCCCTCACCGTGGTCGTGGTCTCCCAGTGCCTGGCGGTCGTGGTCCTCGGCACCGTCGTCGTCGCCACCACCGCGTGGACCGAGGCCGGTCCCGAGCTGTGGTTCGCGGTCGCCGCCGGCGTCGTCGGACCGGCCGCCATGCTCGCCTTCTACAAGGCGCTCGCGCTCGGCCCGATGGGCGTCGTCTCTCCGCTCGGCTCGCTCGGCGTGGTCGTCCCGGTGACGGTCGGGCTGCTGCTCGGCGACCGGCCGGGCCTGTTCCAGGTAGGCGGCATCGCCGCGGCGGTCGTCGGCATCGTCCTCGCGGGCGGCCCCGAGCTGCGCGGCGCGCCGGTCCAGCGGCAGGCCGTGCTGCTCACGCTGTTCGCCGCGTTCGGGTTCGGCGCCGTGATGGCGCTCATCGCCGAGGCGTCGACCACGCTGACCGGCCTGTTCCTGGCGCTGTTCGTGCAGCGCGTGACCAATGTGGCCGTCGGCGGCGGGGCGTTGTACCTCTCCGTGCGGCGCGGGGGCCGCGCGCTGCCCGCCGAGGGGTTCGGGGCGATCCGCGGCGCGCTGCCCGCGCTGGCGTTCGTGGGCCTCGCCGACGTCGCCGCCAACGGGACGTACGCGCTGGCCGCGCAGCGCGGCCCGGTCCTCGTGGCCGCGGTGCTCGCCAGCCTCTACCCGGTCGTGACCGCGCTCGCCGCCTTCGGCGTCCTCCGCGAACGGCTGCGGGCGGTCCAGGCGGCCGGCGCGGGCCTCGCGCTCGTCGGCACGGTCCTCATCGCGGGCGGCTGA
- a CDS encoding acyltransferase: MPRNGNTFSSLAAWRRRVVAHALQGGWRWAQQAGAVTAEHPGKLRFRRLGAGTRLAFPQGTLFGEPWIEIGECCIIAEQVTLTAGMLPGLDLGTETVLTLGNGVVLGRGSHVIADTTITIGSDTYCGPYVYITSTNHSYDDPHEPIGRQWPRSEPVSIGPGCWLGTGAVILPGARIGRNVVVAAGAVVRGKVPDHSVVAGAPARVVRRWDPEQGWQPPLRTPAPRPIPEDVTPEQLAALAAWEVEQEETAAAAEAPAS; encoded by the coding sequence GTGCCCAGAAACGGAAACACGTTCTCATCCCTCGCCGCCTGGCGGCGCCGGGTCGTCGCCCACGCCCTCCAGGGCGGCTGGCGCTGGGCGCAGCAGGCGGGTGCGGTGACCGCGGAGCACCCCGGGAAGCTGCGGTTCCGGCGGCTGGGCGCGGGCACCCGGCTGGCCTTCCCGCAGGGCACGCTCTTCGGCGAGCCGTGGATCGAGATAGGCGAGTGCTGCATCATCGCCGAGCAGGTCACGCTGACCGCCGGCATGCTGCCGGGCCTCGATCTCGGCACGGAGACGGTCCTCACCCTCGGAAACGGCGTCGTGCTCGGCCGCGGCAGCCACGTCATCGCCGACACCACGATCACCATCGGCTCGGACACCTACTGCGGGCCGTACGTCTACATCACCTCGACCAACCACAGTTACGACGACCCGCACGAGCCCATCGGCCGCCAGTGGCCCCGCTCCGAACCGGTCTCGATCGGCCCCGGCTGCTGGCTCGGCACGGGCGCGGTGATCCTGCCGGGCGCGCGGATCGGCCGGAACGTCGTGGTGGCCGCCGGCGCGGTGGTACGCGGGAAGGTGCCGGACCACTCGGTGGTGGCGGGCGCGCCGGCCAGGGTCGTACGGCGCTGGGATCCCGAGCAGGGCTGGCAGCCACCGCTGCGCACCCCCGCCCCGAGGCCGATCCCGGAGGACGTCACTCCGGAGCAGTTGGCGGCGCTGGCGGCCTGGGAGGTCGAGCAGGAGGAGACCGCGGCAGCGGCGGAGGCGCCGGCCTCCTGA
- a CDS encoding gamma carbonic anhydrase family protein, whose amino-acid sequence MAEALIQAVGGREPSVDPTAFTAPTSVVLGEVTLGARASVWYHAVLRADCGPITVGEDSNIQDNCTVHVDPGFPVSIGDRVTVGHNATVHGCVIEDDVLVGMGATVLNGARIGAGSLVAAQALVPQGMEVPPGSLVAGVPAKVRRALTEEELAGIRLNAEMYLHLAKGHAEAYEG is encoded by the coding sequence ATGGCAGAGGCGTTGATCCAGGCCGTCGGCGGCAGGGAGCCGAGCGTCGACCCGACCGCGTTCACGGCCCCGACCTCGGTGGTGCTCGGCGAGGTGACGCTCGGCGCCCGGGCCAGCGTCTGGTACCACGCGGTGCTGCGCGCGGACTGCGGTCCCATCACCGTGGGCGAGGACTCCAACATCCAGGACAACTGCACCGTGCACGTCGACCCCGGCTTCCCCGTCTCCATCGGCGACCGGGTGACGGTCGGGCACAACGCGACCGTGCACGGCTGTGTCATCGAGGACGACGTGCTCGTCGGCATGGGCGCGACGGTGCTCAACGGGGCGCGGATCGGCGCCGGCTCGCTGGTGGCGGCGCAGGCGCTGGTGCCGCAGGGCATGGAGGTCCCGCCCGGCTCGCTCGTCGCCGGCGTCCCCGCGAAGGTGCGGCGCGCGCTGACCGAGGAGGAGCTGGCGGGCATCCGGCTGAACGCCGAGATGTACCTCCACCTGGCCAAGGGCCACGCGGAGGCGTACGAGGGCTGA
- a CDS encoding DedA family protein: protein MHVQEWLETIPPVAIYALVGVVIGLESLGIPLPGEIVLVSSALLASQHGDINPYVLGGCATAGAIIGDSIGYAIGRKGGRPLLAWLGGKFPKHFSEANIALAERSFQKWGMWAVFFGRFIALLRIFAGPLAGVLQMPYWKFLVANVFGGILWAGGTTAVIYSVGIVAEAWLKRFSWLGLVLAVLIGVTSMLIIKNRAKKAAAAASEQSADAPRKPEPVAAD, encoded by the coding sequence TTGCACGTCCAGGAGTGGCTGGAGACGATCCCGCCCGTCGCCATCTACGCGCTGGTGGGGGTGGTGATCGGACTGGAAAGCCTCGGCATCCCGCTCCCCGGCGAGATCGTCCTCGTCAGCTCCGCCCTGCTCGCCTCGCAGCACGGCGACATCAACCCGTACGTGCTCGGCGGCTGCGCGACCGCCGGCGCGATCATCGGCGACTCCATCGGGTACGCCATCGGCCGCAAGGGCGGCCGTCCCCTGCTCGCCTGGCTCGGCGGAAAGTTCCCCAAACACTTCAGCGAGGCGAACATCGCCCTCGCCGAACGCTCCTTCCAGAAGTGGGGCATGTGGGCGGTCTTCTTCGGCCGCTTCATCGCCCTCCTGCGCATCTTCGCCGGGCCCCTCGCGGGCGTCCTGCAGATGCCGTACTGGAAGTTCCTCGTCGCCAACGTCTTCGGCGGCATCCTGTGGGCGGGCGGCACCACCGCCGTCATCTACTCCGTCGGCATCGTCGCCGAGGCGTGGCTGAAGCGCTTCTCCTGGCTGGGCCTGGTGCTCGCCGTCCTCATCGGCGTCACCTCGATGCTCATCATCAAGAACCGCGCCAAGAAGGCCGCCGCGGCGGCCTCCGAGCAGTCCGCGGACGCACCGCGGAAGCCGGAACCGGTCGCGGCGGACTGA
- a CDS encoding DUF4442 domain-containing protein, giving the protein MSADQKSVGDMLAATVPMAGTLNLEFLETTAERAVVRLPDQPAYHNHVGGPHAGAMFTLAESASGAIVLAAFGDQLGRAVPLAVNAEIAYKKLAMGVVTATATLGRPVADVVAELDAGLRPEFPVRIDITREDGAVTGEMTVLWTLRPHNPAK; this is encoded by the coding sequence ATGAGCGCAGACCAGAAGTCCGTCGGCGACATGCTCGCCGCCACGGTCCCCATGGCCGGAACCCTCAACCTGGAGTTCCTGGAGACCACCGCCGAGCGCGCCGTCGTGCGCCTGCCCGACCAGCCCGCGTACCACAACCACGTGGGCGGCCCGCACGCCGGCGCCATGTTCACCCTCGCCGAGTCCGCCAGCGGCGCCATCGTGCTCGCCGCCTTCGGCGACCAGCTCGGCCGGGCCGTACCGCTCGCCGTCAACGCCGAGATCGCGTACAAGAAGCTCGCCATGGGCGTCGTCACCGCGACCGCCACCCTCGGCCGCCCCGTCGCCGACGTCGTCGCCGAACTCGACGCCGGTCTGCGCCCCGAGTTCCCGGTCCGCATCGACATCACCCGCGAGGACGGCGCCGTCACCGGCGAGATGACCGTCCTGTGGACCCTGAGGCCCCACAACCCCGCCAAGTGA